Genomic DNA from Oncorhynchus clarkii lewisi isolate Uvic-CL-2024 chromosome 5, UVic_Ocla_1.0, whole genome shotgun sequence:
atataaaatagttAAGAAAACAAATGAGTTGTACAAATATACTCCTGGGCAAAAGTTGCACTACTAAACTTCTTCTGAGGATAGAAGGGAAGAGAGATCCACTACAGAGACGAGGCCATTGGTTAACTCCTTATTCGAAGTATACTTGGTCATTGTCGGTCACCGATCGTCAGGTAAGGCTTTTACAGCTTTCATAGCCATAATGCGTTTTTAATGCAGACTGAAATGTGTCAACTAAACTTGTGTGTAAAAAAGGTTTTTGGAACGCTGTCAACCTTTGGGTCTTTTTAAAAAAGCTACAGTATTCAACGAAGGTTCAAATTGTCATGAACATTTACACAGGTAATACCAGTTACTTAAAATGTAATTTATTGGTATTTCATTTAACATAGATAAAGTAACAAAATTCTAAAGCATACCATTTTCATTAGTTGTTTTTGACAGTAAAACTATTTACAAAGGTGTGTTCAAGTTTGATGATAGAAACTGTACAGTGTCATCTGTCCACAGGGGGTCAGAGGGACTTGATCGGGTGGCGACAGGTGTGGGTGTAGGAGTGTTTGTGTGCACATGTACATACAGTGTGTAACCTTTCATGGGAACTGTCTTCATTGGCAACATCAGTGAAGATAAAATTAGGCCATAATAACATGTCTTCTCTTCATACATTGTGTTCCATAGTTAGTTTCCCAGTTTAAATTTAAAAACTGTTAATGTGGGACCCCAACTGAGGAAATCATTGACCACGTCATTTCCCCAGGTTGTTGTGCGGAATAAAACTTAACGATCAGAAAATAAACATAACCAAAACATTCTTTGGAATCCATGGTAGTTTGTGCGGGGATCTCATATTCATGTGTCTTGGGTGTTCTTTTCCGAAGATCTTAGGACTTCTTCATCTTGTCCGCATGGGCACTGCCATTTTTGTGGTGACTGGAACTGTTGCTGGTGCCATTGCTGGTACTGTTCTCATGGTATTTGCCATTGGCGACCAAGGTGGTCCCGTTGGCCTTGCCATTGAGGCTGGGCTTGGTATCCTGCTTGGGCAACCTCTTGCCCTTTACGTAAGCCTGGTACCAGAAGTTGGAGAAGAGCACAAAGAAGAAGGTGCCATACATCCAGATGAGGTGGATGAACAGGGGGACCTGGTAGTCACAGCTATTCATGAAGTAATACTGGGTGGCGTGAAGGGACACCATCACAAACTGAACCTGTTGGGTAGAGTTGGTGAAATGATGAGGAACAATGCATATATGGGGATGGATGTTCTGAAGTGGTACAGTGCTTGCACTGATGAACAATGGTATTTACTACTTTAGTATTCTGCATCTacaacagtcccccccccccccaaaaaaaaacaacaactagtAAATACAACCTTTTGGAGAAACAACTAAAAACTAAACGGCAATAGCAAACTACTCATAGTACAAATCCACACGGGAAATGACAAAGCCATATACATCCGtttaaactaacaaaaacatACCAGCTGGATGGCGGTCATGTACTTCTTCCACCAGAGGAACTTTTGGAATTGTGGTCCAGCCGCAGACAGGCCATAGTAAGAATACATGATGATGTGGACGATGGAATTCACCATGGCATGGAAAGAGCCCATTCCCCCTGGGGTAAAACACACAGAACACTTCAAAGCAACCCTGCCCACATTACACTGGGTCCACCAACAAAATACCTGTCTACCAAGAGTTTCTTTAAATTCATGAATGAATGGGTGATGAGCAGTTTGTGGTCTGTATTAACAGCTAATACATGACAGTCATTTATGTTGTTTCGGGATCCCTTCTGGGGTAAGCATGTAATCACGGGtaacacaaacacattttttaGAAGGCATGAACTTTTGGACTACTACACTTGAATTGAAAAGGCTCAATTTCCTCCAATCGTTTGTCTACTTCAAATGGAATTGTCTTCCCACCCTTTCACACATCCGGTATTACAATACCAGGCTGCAACATGACGATAaatgttttccttttttttttaaatgtcaaaaGTTGAACTAGTAGTCCAGTTGACTGGTAGAAGGCCAGGCGGCAGTATGGACTGACCGGGAGCGAAGCTGACGCCCCACCACCAGGTCCAGGGCATGAAGGAGTGGTGGAAGACATGCAGGAAGGTGATCTGGCCATGTTTCTTCCTCAGAACGAAGAACACCTGACCCAACGAGAGGAGTGTCAAACACGGCGATGATTACCTCAAtgtgaacagagggagagagactccaAATTGAAGGGAAATCATCTGAAGTCTTACCGTGTCCAAGAGCTCAATGAATTTGGAGAACAAGAATAACCAGGCCACTCGAACCATCTAGTGAGGGGAACAAAACATGACACGGGTGAGAATTTGGACAAAACAGCCTCGTCTAAAGATAGTATTGATGCAATGGATCGGTAG
This window encodes:
- the LOC139409008 gene encoding very long chain fatty acid elongase 1-like; translation: MLQDIGARAMEVYEFLLKGTDPRLWGYPLMQSPVNMTAILLTYIFFVLVAGPRFMANRKPFQLKEAMIAYNFTMVAMSTFIVYEFLMSGWATTYTWRCDAIDYSDSPQGLRMVRVAWLFLFSKFIELLDTVFFVLRKKHGQITFLHVFHHSFMPWTWWWGVSFAPGGMGSFHAMVNSIVHIIMYSYYGLSAAGPQFQKFLWWKKYMTAIQLVQFVMVSLHATQYYFMNSCDYQVPLFIHLIWMYGTFFFVLFSNFWYQAYVKGKRLPKQDTKPSLNGKANGTTLVANGKYHENSTSNGTSNSSSHHKNGSAHADKMKKS